TGTTTTCTTACTTACTAGGTATTTGCGATTCCTAATTAATGCCCATTGTCCAGTGTGCCAGCGGTTGATGATCAACACCCAGACCCAGCAGACGTATTGGCTTGGGCATTAAGACAGGGTCAAATTCATGCGGACCCACTTATGCAAAGGCTGGAAACTGTTGGAGCGCTGCTCGACATAGAAATGCAGATTGTTCCCCCAGTGCCCCACCAAGTGATCTTGGTTGCACTGGACCAGCTTGCCATGCTGCCTATGCCTGCCGCCGATCCTGCTCCTCCCGAAGCCTCACAAGAGATTGATGTAGATACCGAGGGGGTGGAAGGTGATGTGCCGCCACCCCCGGCAAGTCCCTGAGCCACATATATAAGCTGCCGATTGCAATCGACTATTTTACTATCTATGTCTGGGAATAATTAATAAATATCGGCAGTATTATGATTTTATCTCGCGTTTTGCTTCAGATTCGTGATCCTAAACAGTGCAATGATTTCGTTTACTACTTCAATTCTTGTTACGGATACCTTGGTTCAATCATGACTGATCGACGATACTGTTTTGTATGCACGGAGACTAGTTAGATATGCATGTTTACCTGCCTTTCTTAGGAATATTGTATGTGCATCTGGATCTGCATCTTCGATGTTCTGTGTTTCTGGACTAATTGTGTCAAGTTATATTGCTTGTGTTGTGTGCGGTGTGCCTAGCTACTTTTCATACTACTCATGTACAGGGATCGTAACTCC
Above is a window of Triticum dicoccoides isolate Atlit2015 ecotype Zavitan chromosome 5B, WEW_v2.0, whole genome shotgun sequence DNA encoding:
- the LOC119305323 gene encoding uncharacterized protein LOC119305323; this encodes MRPQSASALAATTLVFLSLICNIQLLVSVTGLSSFAMDNSPSKPELGAAAGAAGNPEVVLPDAANVEVNSVPAVDDQHPDPADVLAWALRQGQIHADPLMQRLETVGALLDIEMQIVPPVPHQVILVALDQLAMLPMPAADPAPPEASQEIDVDTEGVEGDVPPPPASP